The following are encoded together in the Juglans microcarpa x Juglans regia isolate MS1-56 chromosome 2D, Jm3101_v1.0, whole genome shotgun sequence genome:
- the LOC121249239 gene encoding wall-associated receptor kinase-like 3 encodes MAAILLRLGFQTFLLLCSIYAFARAANITKSPSCPAECSGNNVSIPYPFGIGDGCYISKWFEIVCNETDTFNCKSKIPVLRQFNLEVLEILLDNGQVRVNYPVFTSSTNNVSSTLKEELAGSPFVFSSDDNSFVAMGCNNAASMWSNDGKVSIGAVCQSACDHKIISSRNGKRCQDIDCCQTSIPKDIQSFTAKIEPRSYDSEKVVGECRYAFLVERQWFENNFEMPNPNISFPVVLDWVIDSTTKNLLSVDPDSPPSSCAFGGYSSFDWSFTYISRCRCNGGFHGNPYVLEGCEDIDECANSTNNYCGHETRCENTLGSYNCVPIPSRRSAKLAIIIIGVSLGLVVILIGGWLSYKAVNKRKLIKQKEKFFKRNGGLLLQQQLSSNEINVQTTKLFDSKELEKATDQFNVNRMLGQGGQGTVYKGMLPNGSIVAIKKSKIIDERHLEEFINEVVILSRINHRNVVKLLGCCLETEVPLLVYEFIPNGTLSQYLNNQNKEFPPTWDMRLQIAADIAEALFYLHSAASSPIYHRDIKSTNILLDEKYRVKVADFGTSRSVAIDQTHLTTQVQGTFGYLDPEYFQTSQFTEKSDVYSFGVVLVELLTGEKAISSIRTEYTKGLASYFIRSMEENNLFDILDDRVLKEGEKEVGVVANLARRCLNLSGKNRPTMKEVSMELVAVQKSRKGASNLDQEKYEEVEYVSIQMYDQWIGSTSTTLTSCVDSSEQHLLAISS; translated from the exons atggcAGCAATACTACTGAGATTGGGGTTTCAGACATTTCTGTTATTATGTTCAATCTATGCATTTGCACGGGCAGCAAACATAACAAAAAGTCCATCATGTCCAGCAGAATGCAGTGGGAATAATGTTAGCATTCCGTACCCATTTGGAATAGGTGATGGTTGCTATATTTCCAAATGGTTTGAAATCGTATGTAATGAAACTGACACTTTCAACTGTAAATCCAAAATACCTGTCTTAAGGCAGTTCAACCTGGAGGTGCTGGAGATTCTATTAGATAATGGCCAAGTTCGGGTCAACTATCCGGTATTTACGAGTAGTACTAATAATGTAAGCAGCACACTCAAAGAAGAGTTAGCTGGAAGTCCTTTCGTCTTCTCCAGTGATGACAACTCTTTCGTTGCCATGGGTTGCAACAACGCTGCCTCAATGTGGTCCAACGATGGGAAAGTCTCAATTGGTGCAGTGTGCCAGTCCGCTTGCGATCACAAAATAATATCATCAAGAAATGGAAAAAGGTGCCAGGACATTGACTGCTGCCAAACCTCAATCCCCAAAGATATCCAATCATTCACTGCAAAAATAGAGCCAAGATCATATGATTCCGAGAAGGTAGTCGGAGAATGCAGGTATGCATTCTTGGTAGAACGGCAGTGGTTTGAGAACAATTTCGAAATGCCAAATCCAAATATATCCTTTCCAGTGGTATTGGATTGGGTGATTGATAGTACTACCAAAAATTTGCTTTCAGTAGATCCGGACTCGCCACCAAGTAGCTGTGCCTTTGGCGGTTATTCTTCTTTTGATTGGAGCTTTACCTACATTTCCAGATGTAGGTGCAATGGTGGCTTCCATGGAAATCCCTACGTTCTTGAAGGATGTGAAG ATATTGATGAATGTGCAAACTCAACTAATAACTATTGTGGTCATGAAACACGTTGTGAAAATACTTTGGGGTCTTATAATTGTGTCCCAATCCCTTCTCGTAGGAGTGCCAAGCTTGCCATCATTATTATAG GAGTTAGTCTTGGGCTAGTAGTAATACTTATTGGTGGATGGTTGTCCTACAAAGcagtaaataaaagaaagttgaTTAAGCAGAAGGAGAAGTTCTTTAAACGGAATGGTGGACTATTGTTACAACAACAATTATCTTCCAATGAAATCAATGTTCAAACCACTAAATTGTTTGATTCAAAGGAGTTGGAGAAGGCCACAGACCAGTTTAATGTAAACAGAATGCTTGGCCAGGGAGGACAAGGTACGGTTTACAAAGGAATGCTACCAAATGGAAGTATTGTCGCAATAAAAAAGTCTAAGATAATTGATGAACGACACCTTGAAGAATTCATTAATGAAGTTGTTATTCTTTCACGAATTAACCATAGGAACGTGGTTAAATTACTTGGTTGTTGCTTGGAGACAGAAGTTCCTCTACTCGTTTATGAGTTTATTCCTAATGGAACTCTTTCCCAATATCTCAATAACCAAAACAAAGAGTTTCCCCCAACATGGGATATGCGCTTACAAATTGCTGCAGATATCGCCGAAGCTCTCTTCTACTTGCACTCAGCAGCTTCTTCACCCATTTACCATCGAGACATCAAGTCTACAAACATACTTTTAGATGAAAAGTACAGAGTTAAAGTAGCAGACTTTGGAACTTCAAGATCTGTTGCAATTGATCAAACTCATCTGACCACACAGGTACAAGGTACTTTTGGATACTTGGATCCTGAGTATTTTCAAACTAGTCAGTTTACAGAAAAAAGtgatgtttatagttttggtGTTGTCCTTGTTGAGCTATTAACTGGAGAAAAAGCAATCTCTTCAATAAGAACAGAATATACCAAAGGTTTAGCCTCTTATTTCATTCGTTCAATGGAAGAAAACAATTTGTTTGATATTCTTGATGATCGAGTTTTGAAAGAAGGTGAAAAAGAGGTTGGTGTGGTTGCGAATCTTGCAAGAAGGTGCTTGAACTTGAGTGGAAAAAACCGACCTACAATGAAAGAAGTTTCAATGGAGTTAGTGGCCGTTCAAAAGTCAAGAAAAGGCGCTTCTAACCTTGATCAGGAAAAATATGAAGAGGTTGAATATGTTAGCATTCAAATGTACGATCAATGGATTGGTTCTACATCAACAACGTTAACATCATGTGTGGATAGTAGCGAACAACATCTTTTGGCAATTTCTTCTTAA